GCGTCTGTTGAGATGCCGATGGATACCCAGAAGTTTCATATCAGTACAGAACAAAAAACAGTGACAGATTCGCACAGTCACATGAAGTGTCATCAGGCAATGACTCATGCTGAGCCTGCTGCATCTGTAAAATCAGTCGACTGTCATCAGCAGCAGGCAACCCAGCAGTCTGGCCATATACCTTGTGCTGATTGTTCATCCTCACACTGTCAAAACCTTAATTCCAGTTTGCCGCATTATCTGCCTATGAGTGGTCCATTTTTGGATGCTCCTCAGGAAAGTCGTACTTATAGGCAGGATCCAGCCCAGCACTTGACGGGTTATTGGCAGGAAATTCTCCGTCCCCCGCGTGCTTAACCTGTTTTGTAAAACCTTATCTTTTTCAAAATAGAGTTGAAGCCATGTCCAAATTTATTTATGCCCCCTTGATTGTGGGAGTTTCACTTTGCCTGTCGCCTGAAGTCATGGCCGCGGTGAAAGAATATCATCTGGTGATTGACCAGCAGCAGGTTAATGTCGGTGGAAAATCACTGAAAAAAATCACCGTTAATGGCCAGTTTCCGGCCCCTCTATTAGAGTTTGAGGAAGGGGATGAAGCAGTTATTCATGTCGAAAACCGTCTGAAGCAGCAAGATTCCTCGGTGCATTGGCATGGGATCTTGCTGCCCGGTCTTATGGATGGTGTACCGGGATTTAACCAGTTTAAAGGGATTGCTCCACAAGGACATTTTGAGTATCGCTTCAAAGTTCGTCAGCAAGGCACCTACTGGTATCATGCGCATAGCAAAGGGCAGGAACAGGATGGTTTATATGGTTCACTGGTGATCTATCCACGTGGCCATCAGCCTCTTGCGGCCCATGAAACCACGCAACGCGATTATGTGGTGATGCTGTCGGATGATCATTGTGCCAGTGGTGATCAGATCCTGCGGCAACTGAAAAAAGACCCGGAACGTTATCAAAATCGTCGTGAAACCCTGTCGGATGTCTGGCGTCAGGTCAAGACTGAAGGCTTGAAGGCAACCTGGCAGCAGCGTTCAATGTGGAACCAGATGCGCATGTTGCGTACGGACCTGTCAGATGTGACGGGCTATACCTTTCTGATCAATGGTAAAACGCCTGAGCAAAACTGGACGGGGCTGTTTAAACCAAACGAAAAACTGCGTTTGCGTTTCATTAATGCCTCAGCGATGTCGTTTTTCGATGTCCGGATTCCAAATCTGAAAATGACCGTGGTCAGTGCCGATGGACAGCCGGTTAAACCAGTATCAGTGGATGAGTTTCGTATAGGCACGGCTGAAACCTATGACGTGATTGTCGAGCCGCAAGCTGGACATTATCAGATTGAAGCAGAATCGATTGATCGTTCTGGTTTTGCAGTAGGCTCTTTGCACAATGAGAATCTTCCATTAGCCAATGGGATTCATCCACCCCAACCGCGTCCGCGAGCCTTGTTGACCCTGCAGGATATGGGCATGGCACATGAAGGTCATGCTAATCATGATGAGCATGCCTCACCTTCACAGCCAAAAGCTGCAGCCGCTGCTACAACGGATGCTCATCAACATGCAGCCCGGTCAGATGCTGCACATGAGAAACCTCCTGCGGATGCGGGGATGTCGGATACTGCTCACATGAACATGCACCAACAGCATCATCCTGATACATCATCGGCGATGCAATCGATGGGCGCCATGCAGCATTCGATGCACCATGATATGCCGGTGCAGCAGATGCAACATCATGAGATGCAAAAACATTCCGAGCATGCTCAACATTCTGCGGCAGAAACCTTAACAGCGTCGCAACCCAATATGGAAGGCTGGGCCAATGCCTCAACACCAGCCGGACATAAGGCTTTGCAATATCAGGATCTAAAAGCCTTGCATCCACAAACTGATACACGCCCGGCAGAACGTGAACTGGAAATCCGTTTGGGCGGCAATATGGAACGTTATATTTGGACCATCAATGGCAAGAAATTCAATGAAGCCGAACCCTTACGAGTGGCATATGGGGAACGCATCCGTTTGAAATTTATTAATGACAGCATGATGGCGCATCCGATGCATTTACATGGCATGTTTATGCAACTGGAAAATGGTCAACCGCTGCAAGATCTGCCTAACAAGCATACGATCGTGGTGCCACCAGGCCAAACGGTCAGTGCTTTATTGACAGCAGATGAGCTGGGTGAATGGGCAATTCACTGTCATCTGTTGTATCACATGTCTGCCGGGATGATGAACAAGCTAATCGTGGCCAAGGTTGATGAACGCCAGATGAACGCAAATCCTATTGCTCCAGCGCCCGCCGTACAAGGAGACCAACATGCACATCATTAATTTAGCATCTAGCTGTACCTTGACGGCTTCAATGCTGCTGATCACTGGACCTACTTTGGCACAAACTCCCGCTCATACGGCACATCATGGGACTGAAATGACTGCAGCTACCGGAATGAATATGGCGGATCCGGTTGAAGAACAGCAACAGATGGAGCATCAACATGAGCAACAAGATCATGCTCGTGAGACAACCGCGATGCCAACCCAGCCACTGGCCATGCCTGTCAGTATGCCGTATGTGACTGAACATGAAGATCATCAACAACAGCATGGCGGGCAAATTTATCAACGGACGATTGTGGAAAGCCGCTGGCTGCGCAATGAAGATGGACATGGGCAGTTAACATCAGAACTCGACACCCGGATCGGGACGGATGAAAACAAGTTGGTGGTTAAAATTCATCAAGACAAAGCTGAATCCGAACAATCAGAATATGATGCCAAGCTCATGTATAGCCGGATGATTTCTACCTTCTGGGATGCTCAAGCCGGTGTGCGTTATCAGCATCAGCCACAGCATCATACGGATCAAGATCAATATGAGGCCGTGTTCGGTATTCATGGTTTGGCCCCTTATTTTTTTGAAACTGATGCCTATTTCACGGTGGGTAAAGATCAGCAGATTGCATTGAGTTTAGAAACCGAACGAGATTTGCTATTGACGCAAAAGCTGATTTTAAAACCTTATCTGGATCTGAATGTTGTGTTGAGTGATGATTCTAACTATGCGCAAAAAACCGGATTCAATTCCGTACAAGTTGGCCTTGAAACACGCTATGAAATTAATAAACAGTTGATGCCCTTTGTGGATGTCGGTTATGCCTACAGCAAAGGGCAGCAGTTCACACCATGGCAACAAGCCACCGATGCTGAAAAAAGCTGGTTTTATGGTGCAGGTCTGCGCTTTAAGTTTTAAGAGGCAGTAAACACTTTCCTTGTCTACAGAAAAGCGATTCGTAACAATGAATCGCTTTTCTGTTGTGCTAGGATAAAGTTTAAATCAAGGCAACCTAGTATTGCTTTGGCTGCGATTTTTATCGGACAAAATATAGCGGAGGAACGACCTCCCTTGATGTCAGGCAATGTTTGTGACATCAAAACAATTCGTCAGGACGACCTGACTCAAACTGAATGAGGAGGGTGTGATGGCTTGGGTCATCTTGATTTTTGCCGGTATTTTTGAAGTGGTTTGGGCATATTCGATGAAACTTTCCCAGGGTTTCACCCGACTCACTCCGAGTGTCATCACCATCATTTTTATGCTGCTCAGTGTGGTGTTATTAGCCTATGCCATGCGGACCTTGCCGCTTGGCACGGCATATACCATTTGGACCGGAATAGGTGCGGTCGGTTCTTTTCTGGTCGGGATTTTTATTTTAGGGGAACCCGCCAGTGCGATGCGTATGCTGGCCGCCGTCCTGATTATTTCCGGTTTGGTACTGATGAAATTGTCTTCTACTTAGGGATTTAGGAGAAATAAATGCGATTGGCCTTGATGCAAATGAACTCTCCGGTCGGAACCCTGAAACTGATGGCTCATGATCAGGCGCTGGTGGCTGTGTTGTGGGAACATGAAAGTCCTAAACAGCTACGTCATCTTGAGTTGAGTTTGCAACCGGATCATCCAATTTTGTTGGCAGCACAACAACAGTTGCAGGAATATTTTGCTGGGCAACGCCGTGAATTTGATTTGCCACTTGCCTTTACCGGAACGCCCTTCCAGCAAAAGGTCTGGCAGGCGTTGTTAACGATTCCGTATGGAGAGACGCGGAGTTATCTACAAATCGCACAACAGATCGGGCATCCACAAGCGATGCGTGCGGTCGGAGCTGCCAATGGCCAGAATCCCCTCTCGATTATTGCACCATGTCATCGGGTGATTGGTGCTAATGGTAAGCTGGTTGGCTTTGCAGGCGGTTTGGATAAAAAACACTATTTACTGCAACTTGAAACCCAGCTTGGTAATGCATCTAGCACGAAGCTTTAGGTCAGATTTTACATGTGGACAAAGATTAAGGAAATCTTGCGGGCTGATTGAAGAAGCATCGACGGTGTTGGGATAAGATGCAATATCATTGCTTACTTTTGACCAAATAGATCATCGAATAAATTTAACTAATTGAAATTAAAATTGGATTTATAAAAATAAGATATTTATAGTAGAGCAATAAATTAAAATAATGAGGGTGTTATGTGGTTTTTTTACATACTGTTGATTTTGGGGATACTGTTTCTTTCTGCTTATCTGTCATCTGCAAAATTTAAAGGGAAACTGGGCGAATTTGTGTTGAGCCAGCAAGCCAAGACCCATCTCGATCCGGATGTTTATCACTTACTCGAAAACTGCACTTTGCCGGATGGGCAAGGTGCAACCACACAAATTGATCATATCTTGCTGAGTCCCTATGGTATTTTTGTGATTGAATGCAAGAATTATCAGGGCTGGATTTTGGGGGGTGAACGTCAGAAAACCTGGACACAAAAATTTCATAAAAAAAGTTTCAAGTTCCAGAATCCTCTGCATCAGAATTATAAACATCTCAAAGTGCTGGAACAGCTTCTTGAGGATATTGTGGACGCAGAATATTTACACTCTCTGGTGGTATTTACACCGCAAAGCAGCTTTAAGACCCCGATGCCTGCAAATGTGGTGCAGGGTAAGGCTTGGCTGGATTATGTGCGCAGCTTTCGTCAGGAAGAGTTGGGGCCAATGAAGCTGAAACGGGTCCGCTACCGCATCGAAAAAGAGGCTTTGGATCCCTCCTGGAAAACTGATCGGTTGCATGTGCAAAATTTGAAGCAGGCGAAAATTGCCCAACCATCATCCACTGAATCCAGTCACCAAATTTAAAAATCCAAGACAAGATCGATCCGGGATTCAAAATGACTTAGATCCAGCGGATAGCTTTGAACCTCTGAAGGGTGCTCAGAAGCGCTTTGGAATTTTTTGTCCGTTCATTACCGGTGTTTCGGCATTTTTCAGTACCCCAAACAGCCAGGTTTCCGCGTGTTGTACTGCCTGTTTGAGTGTGTCGCCCTGTGCGAGGCGTCCGGCAATAAAACTGGCCAGTGAACAGCCTGAACCATGATATTCGCCTTCCAGACGCGGGCAGCGGCTTTCAGCAACCAGTTCACCAGCCACGTATAAGGCATTGCGAATATGATCCGGCGTGTCTTCATGCCCTCCTTTGACCAATACCGCCTTTGCGCCCATAGCAAATAGTTTTTCGGTAGCACGCGTGAGATCTTCTTCAGCCGTCAAAGCCCGTAACTCGACAGTATTCGGGGTAATCAGGCTGGCGAGTGGAATCAGTTCAGCAAAGGCTTTGACCAGTGTGGCCTGATCGCCCAATGCTCCACCACTGTTCGCAACCAGAACCGGATCCAATACATATAAATAATCGGGATACTGCTTTAAAAACTCAGCCAATGCCGCAATATTCTCCGTGGTACCCAGCATACCGGATTTGACACAACGGATCGGGAGATCCTGAACCACTGCGTTCGCCTGAGCCAGCAGCAGTTCACGTGAGGTGGCCTCAAAACCGAAGACCTGTTGCGAGTTTTGGATGGTCAGTGCGGTACAGGCAATCGCTGCATGGGCACCACTTTGCCCAATGGCTTCAATATCGGCTTGCAAACCTGCTCCCCCTGAAGGGTCAAGACCGGAAAAACACAGTACGGTTGGGCGCATGGCATCATCCTGGAAGGCAAATTGGGTTAGTATAGGCAACTTTCTTGGCAGCGATAAGTGGCTTCGCAGCGCTGTATTGGATTTTGATTGGGTAGACTTGTGGAAAATCTCCGACATATTTTAATTGATCTGGATGGGACATTGACGGATCCCAAATTGGGTATCCATACTTCTATTCGCTACGCGATGGACAAGCTGGGGCGCCCGCTGGCACCGGAGCTAGATATCGACTGGACGATTGGTCCGCCGTTAAAAGCCTCCTTGATGAAGCTTCTGGATACAGAGGATCATGATTTGGGCGAGCAGGCATTGTTGGCCTATCGTGAGCGTTTTTCTGTAATCGGTCTGTTTGAAAATGAAGTTTACCCGACAGTGGCAGAAACTTTGGAAGCTTTGAAGCAGCGTGACTATCAACTGTTTGTGGCAACGGCCAAACCGACGGTATATGCCAAACGGATTTTGGAACATTTCCAGCTTGCGGAATTTTTTAACGAGATTTATGGCAGTGAGCTCACGGGCGAAAGGACCAATAAAGGCGAGTTGATCGAGTACATTGTGCAGCAGGAAGCCTTACAACCCGCACATTGCTTGATGATTGGTGACCGTGAGTACGATATTTTGGGTGCACGTAAAAATGGCATCGAGGCGATTGCGGTGGAATATGGTTATGGCTCACAGGCTGAGCTTGATCAAGCTCAGCCGAAAGCACGAATTCAACAGTTTGCCGAGTTATTGCAGCATCTTGGTCAGGGCTAACCAACCAAGATGTAAAACTCTTTAACGTTGTAATAGATGTTGAATCTCCTCAACCAAACTTGGAATGTGAATGTGCTGATGAGGGATGGTCAAGCTACGGAAATGGTCACCGCGAAACTTGCGGTCAATTTCCAGCAAGACATGCGTCTGTTCCGCCTGAGCGACAAAAGACACTTCGACTTCATTGATGCCGCTCAGGAACTGGGTGGGTTTAAATTCCAGTTCTTGGTAACAGCCCAGCGTGGAGTGGAAGTGGTGGCCACGGAGTTGACCTTTTTCCACATCAACACTGTGTAACTGATAGCCGCAGTGTTGCATCGCCTGTAAAAAGGCGTTCATGGCTGGGGTGGGAGTCACTTTAATGTAGTCACGGTCATTGGCATCCAGTCCCCAATCCACATCGAGATGGGTATGCAGCCATAGCCGAGTAGCATTATAGCGACAGGCGACTTCCGTGATCGGCGTTTCATAAGGCAGCTGAAGCTGAAATGGAAAACGCTGCACTTGATGCGCCTGTAATTCAAAAGCGCCGCTCACATGCCAGCGTGCCAGACATAGTGCCTGGCTTGATTCATGGTCTCCCGCTTCCACTTCAGCAGTAGTCATCAAATTAAGATAAATGCCATTGATGTTTTTATTGCTACTAGCGCCTTGAAAATGGATTTCACCTTGTAGTGTTTGTCCGGCTTGCAGCACAGGTGTATGCAAAATCGTGTCTACTTTTACCCCTTGTAGACCTAGGCTAGAAATAAGCTTGTCGAACATTTGGTTTATTGATTGGCCTTAAAAACGAAACTGAAAACGGCTTATCTTGCCATAAAAAAAGCCCCATGATGGGGCCTTTTTTTTGGCATCTTAGAAGTGGGGTTTCACCACGACCAGAATCACGACAGTCAGTAAGATGACTGTCGGTAACTCATTAAAGAAACGCCAGAATTTATGTGATTTGTAATGGGCGTTTTCTATCAGTTTCTTGCGGTAATAGCCGCAAGAAAAATGATAGATCACCAGTAAACCAACCAATGCAACTTTTAGGTAAAACCATGCAGATTCATGATAATGGAACCAGACATCTCCCCAATCGACCAGAAAATGGGCCGTGATCAGTGTGGCCACCATCGATGGCCACATGATCCCTCGGTAGAGTTTACGTTCCATAACCTGGAAACGTTCATGACTGATCTGGTCATTGCTCATGGCATGGTAAACATACAAGCGTGGTAAGTAGAACAGTGCAGCGAACCAACAGACCACAGCAATAATATGTAATGCTTTTACCCACAAGAAAGCATCAGAAGGTACAACCATTAATTATCCCATTTTTTGAAGACTAGGCAGGCATTCACACCGCCGAAGCCGAAACTGTTACTCATCACAGTATTCAATTTTGCATCACGTTTTTCAAGTACGATGTCAAAACCTTTCGCGCCTTCATCCAGTTCAGTCACGTTGATGTTTGGTGCGATGAAGTCATTTTGCAACATCAGTACAGAGTAAATCGCTTCGTGTACACCCGCAGCACCCAAGCTGTGACCAGTCATTGACTTGGTTGAGCTGAGCGCAGGAACTTTACCTTCACCGAATGCACGTTCCATCGCTTTAAGTTCAGTGATGTCACCAGCAGGGGTAGAAGTACCATGTGTGTTCACGTAATCAATGCTTTCTACGCCGTGTTGTTTAGCTTCTTCAAGTACCATCTGGATACAACGTGTTGCACCTTCACCGCTTGGCGCAACCATGTCGGCACCATCACTGTTCGCCGCATAACCTACGATTTCAGCCAAGATGTTGGCACCACGTGCTTGAGCATGTTCAAGTGATTCAAGTACCAAGAA
This portion of the Acinetobacter sp. GSS19 genome encodes:
- a CDS encoding copper resistance system multicopper oxidase, whose amino-acid sequence is MSKFIYAPLIVGVSLCLSPEVMAAVKEYHLVIDQQQVNVGGKSLKKITVNGQFPAPLLEFEEGDEAVIHVENRLKQQDSSVHWHGILLPGLMDGVPGFNQFKGIAPQGHFEYRFKVRQQGTYWYHAHSKGQEQDGLYGSLVIYPRGHQPLAAHETTQRDYVVMLSDDHCASGDQILRQLKKDPERYQNRRETLSDVWRQVKTEGLKATWQQRSMWNQMRMLRTDLSDVTGYTFLINGKTPEQNWTGLFKPNEKLRLRFINASAMSFFDVRIPNLKMTVVSADGQPVKPVSVDEFRIGTAETYDVIVEPQAGHYQIEAESIDRSGFAVGSLHNENLPLANGIHPPQPRPRALLTLQDMGMAHEGHANHDEHASPSQPKAAAAATTDAHQHAARSDAAHEKPPADAGMSDTAHMNMHQQHHPDTSSAMQSMGAMQHSMHHDMPVQQMQHHEMQKHSEHAQHSAAETLTASQPNMEGWANASTPAGHKALQYQDLKALHPQTDTRPAERELEIRLGGNMERYIWTINGKKFNEAEPLRVAYGERIRLKFINDSMMAHPMHLHGMFMQLENGQPLQDLPNKHTIVVPPGQTVSALLTADELGEWAIHCHLLYHMSAGMMNKLIVAKVDERQMNANPIAPAPAVQGDQHAHH
- a CDS encoding copper resistance protein B; protein product: MHIINLASSCTLTASMLLITGPTLAQTPAHTAHHGTEMTAATGMNMADPVEEQQQMEHQHEQQDHARETTAMPTQPLAMPVSMPYVTEHEDHQQQHGGQIYQRTIVESRWLRNEDGHGQLTSELDTRIGTDENKLVVKIHQDKAESEQSEYDAKLMYSRMISTFWDAQAGVRYQHQPQHHTDQDQYEAVFGIHGLAPYFFETDAYFTVGKDQQIALSLETERDLLLTQKLILKPYLDLNVVLSDDSNYAQKTGFNSVQVGLETRYEINKQLMPFVDVGYAYSKGQQFTPWQQATDAEKSWFYGAGLRFKF
- the sugE gene encoding quaternary ammonium compound efflux SMR transporter SugE is translated as MAWVILIFAGIFEVVWAYSMKLSQGFTRLTPSVITIIFMLLSVVLLAYAMRTLPLGTAYTIWTGIGAVGSFLVGIFILGEPASAMRMLAAVLIISGLVLMKLSST
- a CDS encoding methylated-DNA--[protein]-cysteine S-methyltransferase codes for the protein MRLALMQMNSPVGTLKLMAHDQALVAVLWEHESPKQLRHLELSLQPDHPILLAAQQQLQEYFAGQRREFDLPLAFTGTPFQQKVWQALLTIPYGETRSYLQIAQQIGHPQAMRAVGAANGQNPLSIIAPCHRVIGANGKLVGFAGGLDKKHYLLQLETQLGNASSTKL
- a CDS encoding nuclease-related domain-containing protein is translated as MWFFYILLILGILFLSAYLSSAKFKGKLGEFVLSQQAKTHLDPDVYHLLENCTLPDGQGATTQIDHILLSPYGIFVIECKNYQGWILGGERQKTWTQKFHKKSFKFQNPLHQNYKHLKVLEQLLEDIVDAEYLHSLVVFTPQSSFKTPMPANVVQGKAWLDYVRSFRQEELGPMKLKRVRYRIEKEALDPSWKTDRLHVQNLKQAKIAQPSSTESSHQI
- a CDS encoding hydroxymethylpyrimidine/phosphomethylpyrimidine kinase — encoded protein: MRPTVLCFSGLDPSGGAGLQADIEAIGQSGAHAAIACTALTIQNSQQVFGFEATSRELLLAQANAVVQDLPIRCVKSGMLGTTENIAALAEFLKQYPDYLYVLDPVLVANSGGALGDQATLVKAFAELIPLASLITPNTVELRALTAEEDLTRATEKLFAMGAKAVLVKGGHEDTPDHIRNALYVAGELVAESRCPRLEGEYHGSGCSLASFIAGRLAQGDTLKQAVQHAETWLFGVLKNAETPVMNGQKIPKRF
- a CDS encoding HAD-IA family hydrolase; this translates as MENLRHILIDLDGTLTDPKLGIHTSIRYAMDKLGRPLAPELDIDWTIGPPLKASLMKLLDTEDHDLGEQALLAYRERFSVIGLFENEVYPTVAETLEALKQRDYQLFVATAKPTVYAKRILEHFQLAEFFNEIYGSELTGERTNKGELIEYIVQQEALQPAHCLMIGDREYDILGARKNGIEAIAVEYGYGSQAELDQAQPKARIQQFAELLQHLGQG
- a CDS encoding sporulation protein, with the translated sequence MFDKLISSLGLQGVKVDTILHTPVLQAGQTLQGEIHFQGASSNKNINGIYLNLMTTAEVEAGDHESSQALCLARWHVSGAFELQAHQVQRFPFQLQLPYETPITEVACRYNATRLWLHTHLDVDWGLDANDRDYIKVTPTPAMNAFLQAMQHCGYQLHSVDVEKGQLRGHHFHSTLGCYQELEFKPTQFLSGINEVEVSFVAQAEQTHVLLEIDRKFRGDHFRSLTIPHQHIHIPSLVEEIQHLLQR
- the hemJ gene encoding protoporphyrinogen oxidase HemJ, with amino-acid sequence MVVPSDAFLWVKALHIIAVVCWFAALFYLPRLYVYHAMSNDQISHERFQVMERKLYRGIMWPSMVATLITAHFLVDWGDVWFHYHESAWFYLKVALVGLLVIYHFSCGYYRKKLIENAHYKSHKFWRFFNELPTVILLTVVILVVVKPHF